A genomic stretch from Camelus dromedarius isolate mCamDro1 chromosome 10, mCamDro1.pat, whole genome shotgun sequence includes:
- the ZNF510 gene encoding zinc finger protein 510, translating into MSPHPEAITDCVTMETVDQLAECAYPSQFCTFSQEQQKMNISQASVSFKDVTVELTQEEWQQMGPVQKTLYRDVMLENYNNLVSVVNCIFKPEVIFKLEKGEEPWFSEEEVSNQSHRDYRDNNVIRKNKKIKGKHLQQVTCGNNKPLTREEDEVLRIPFNLHVAPVSSTKMACRCDSRGVSLQSITQFIINNRTYSTKETDCYNICENLPLKIKFERTYTGEKFHEYNKNGETLHYKENLSEHQKCQTLKQAFELNEIEKAFYNEAACFKHKNTPTEEESCKDDEFRKSCDKTTPFDPRRNGTGEKHCHLSQRGSSCEKLAVKESSKLNVPVRHCECTASGNNFSRRPHLAQPPGAVPEENPPVCNDRAQTGSDRPFENQENRRSYQTTAHKVRQRTHSEVKPYRCPECGKSFCQKGHLIQHQRTHTGEKPFECNECGKTFSQKSHLRTHQRIHTAEKPYKCNDCGKTFVQKSTLRGHQRIHTGEKPYECCECGKTFVQKSTLRDHQRIHTGEKAFQCNECGKMFGQKSNLRIHQRTHSGEKTYQCKECEKSFWRKDHLNQHQKTHTGEKPFKCNVCAKTFARTSTLRVHQRIHTGEKPFICNECGKKFVRKAILSDHQRIHTGEKPFQCNKCGKTFGQKSNLRIHQRTHSGENLSECNEYGKLHKKSILNVCQRTQGAEKPY; encoded by the exons GCATCAGTGTCTTTCAAGGACGTGACTGTGGAGCTCACCCAGGAGGAGTGGCAGCAAATGGGTCCTGTTCAGAAGACCCTGTACAgagatgtgatgctggagaactacAACAACCTAGTCTCAGTGG TTAACTGCATTTTCAAACCAGAGGTGATCTTCAAGTTGGAGAAAGGAGAAGAGCCTTGGTTCTCAGAGGAAGAAGTCTCAAACCAGAGCCACAGAG ATTACAGAGACAACAATGTAatcagaaagaacaagaaaatcaAAGGCAAACACTTGCAACAAGTAACGTGTGGCAATAATAAACCATTGACTAGAGAGGAAGACGAAGTTTTGAGAATACCATTTAATCTGCACGTTGCTCCTGTTTCCTCCACAAAAATGGCCTGTAGATGTGACTCAAGGGGAGTTAGTCTGCAAAGTATTACTCAATTTATCATTAATAATAGGACATACTCAACAAAAGAGACAGATTGttataatatatgtgaaaatttGCCTCTCAAAATTAAGTTTGAGAGAACTTATACTGGAGAGAAGTTtcatgaatataataaaaatggagaaaccCTCCATTATAAGGAAAATCTTTCTGAGCATCAAAAATGTCAAACACTGAAGCAAGCTTTTGAACTTAATGAGATTGAAAAAGCCTTCTATAATGAGGCTGCCTGCTTTAAACATAAGAATACTCCCACAGAGGAAGAATCCTGCAAAGATGATGAATTTAGGAAAAGCTGTGATAAAACAACTCCGTTTGACCCCAGAAGAAATGGGACTGGGGAGAAACACTGTCATCTTAGCCAGCGCGGGAGCTCCTGTGAGAAGCTGGCTGTCAAGGAATCCAGCAAACTTAACGTGCCTGTGAGGCATTGTGAATGCACTGCAAGTGGGAATAACTTCAGCAGGAGGCCACACCTCGCTCAGCCTCCGGGAGCCGTCCCAGAAGAGAACCCACCGGTGTGCAATGACAGGGCACAAACTGGGTCAGATAGGCCCtttgaaaatcaggaaaatagGAGGTCCTACCAGACAACAGCCCACAAAGTGCGCCAGAGAACTCACTCTGAAGTAAAACCCTATCGGTGTCCTGAGTGTGGGAAATCCTTCTGTCAAAAAGGACACCTCATTCaacatcagagaactcacacgGGAGAGAAACCGTTTGAgtgcaatgaatgtgggaaaaCCTTCTCCCAGAAGTCACACCTCCGTacacatcagagaattcacacagcAGAGAAGCCCTATAAATGTAATGACTGTGGGAAAACATTTGTCCAGAAGTCAACCCTCAGGGGACATCAGCgaattcacacaggagagaaaccctatgaatgttgCGAATGTGGGAAAACTTTTGTTCAAAAGTCAACCCTCAGAgatcatcagagaattcacacaggGGAGAAAGCCTTTcaatgtaatgaatgtgggaaaatGTTTGGCCAGAAATCAAACCTCAGAATACATCAGAGGACTCATAGTGGTGAGAAAACTTATCAGtgtaaagaatgtgaaaaatccTTCTGGCGAAAAGACCATCTCAATCAACATCAGAAAACGCACACAGGAGAGAAGCCGTTTAAATGTAATGTATGTGCGAAAACTTTCGCCCGGACTTCAACCCTCAGAgttcatcagagaattcatactggagagaaaccatTTATATGTAACGAATGTGGGAAAAAATTTGTCCGGAAGGCAATCCTTAGTgatcatcagagaattcatacaggGGAGAAACCCTTTCAGTGTAATAAATGTGGGAAAACTTTTGGCCAGAAGTCAAACCTCAGAATACATCAGAGAACTCACAGTGGGGAAAATCTTTCTGAATGTAATGAATATGGAAAATTGCATAAGAAGTCAATCCTAAATGTATGCCAGAGAACTCAGGGAGCGGAAAAACCCTATTGA